The Alteriqipengyuania halimionae genome contains a region encoding:
- the glk gene encoding glucokinase has product MSDTTRIVTADIGGTHARFAIAELADGKVVSLGEPTKLVCADHASFQTAWEAYGETLDQPLPRAASIAIAAPIAGDLIKLTNNPWVVRPPLINKKLGLDRHMLMNDFAAVAHAVDGVGSEHLTHVTGPEAPRPDDGIVSVIGPGTGLGVAILARIGGRGHVFATEGGHSDYAPLDRIEDQLLERLRDKHTRVSVERVVAGPGLRTIFETMAEIEGRPMPAGDDKALWTMALNGEGSLAEAALDRFCQCLGAVAGDIALTHGPGPVVLAGGLGLRLAKVLPQSGFAERFAAKGRYRKLMEAQTVSIITHPEPGLFGAAAAFAKEHT; this is encoded by the coding sequence ATGAGCGACACCACCCGCATCGTCACCGCCGATATCGGCGGTACCCACGCCCGCTTCGCGATCGCCGAACTCGCCGATGGCAAGGTCGTTTCGCTGGGCGAACCGACCAAGCTGGTCTGCGCCGATCATGCAAGTTTCCAGACCGCGTGGGAGGCCTATGGCGAGACGCTCGACCAGCCTCTGCCGCGCGCCGCCAGCATCGCGATCGCCGCTCCGATTGCGGGCGACCTCATAAAACTGACCAACAATCCCTGGGTCGTGCGACCGCCGCTGATCAACAAGAAGCTGGGGCTCGATCGTCACATGCTGATGAACGATTTCGCCGCTGTTGCGCACGCGGTGGATGGCGTCGGCTCCGAACATCTGACCCATGTCACCGGCCCCGAAGCCCCGCGTCCGGATGACGGCATCGTCTCCGTGATCGGCCCCGGCACCGGGCTTGGCGTGGCGATCCTCGCGCGGATCGGTGGGCGCGGGCACGTGTTCGCAACCGAAGGCGGCCATTCGGACTACGCTCCGCTCGACCGGATCGAGGACCAATTGCTCGAACGCCTGCGCGACAAGCACACCCGCGTCTCGGTCGAGCGCGTGGTCGCGGGGCCCGGCCTGCGGACGATCTTCGAAACGATGGCCGAAATCGAAGGCCGCCCCATGCCGGCCGGCGACGACAAGGCGCTGTGGACCATGGCGCTGAACGGTGAAGGCAGCCTGGCCGAAGCCGCGCTCGATCGCTTCTGCCAATGCCTCGGCGCGGTGGCGGGCGACATCGCGCTCACCCACGGGCCCGGACCGGTGGTGCTGGCAGGCGGACTTGGTCTGCGGCTCGCCAAGGTCCTGCCGCAATCGGGGTTTGCCGAGCGCTTTGCCGCCAAGGGCCGCTATCGCAAGCTGATGGAAGCGCAGACGGTCAGCATCATCACCCATCCGGAACCGGGCCTGTTCGGCGCGGCAGCGGCTTTTGCCAAGGAACACACATGA
- the eda gene encoding bifunctional 4-hydroxy-2-oxoglutarate aldolase/2-dehydro-3-deoxy-phosphogluconate aldolase, with protein sequence MSTIADIMRTAPVIPVLVVEDVAEAVPLAKALVAGGLRVLEVTLRTDAALDAIRAMKKVDGAIVGAGTVIDPDGLDAAIDAGSEFIVSPGLTERLGRAAIDRGIPFLPGIANAGDLMRGLDLGLTHFKFFPAEAAGGITALKSLAGPFGQCRFCPTGGIGADTAPDWLALDPVLCVGGSWVAPKGAAPEEIEALARAAAALG encoded by the coding sequence ATGAGCACCATTGCAGACATCATGCGTACCGCCCCGGTCATCCCGGTGCTGGTGGTCGAGGACGTCGCCGAAGCGGTGCCACTGGCCAAAGCATTGGTGGCGGGCGGATTGCGCGTGCTCGAAGTGACGCTGCGCACCGATGCCGCACTCGATGCGATTCGCGCCATGAAGAAGGTCGATGGAGCGATCGTGGGCGCCGGCACGGTGATCGACCCAGACGGGCTCGACGCCGCGATCGATGCGGGCAGCGAATTCATCGTCTCGCCCGGATTGACCGAACGGCTGGGCCGCGCCGCGATCGACCGCGGCATTCCGTTCCTGCCCGGGATCGCGAATGCGGGCGACCTAATGCGCGGTCTCGATCTGGGTCTCACGCATTTCAAATTCTTCCCGGCCGAAGCCGCGGGCGGGATCACGGCGCTGAAATCGCTCGCGGGTCCGTTCGGCCAGTGCCGTTTCTGCCCCACCGGCGGAATCGGGGCGGATACCGCGCCAGACTGGCTGGCGCTCGATCCGGTGCTCTGCGTCGGCGGAAGCTGGGTCGCGCCCAAGGGCGCCGCGCCAGAGGAAATCGAGGCGCTGGCCCGCGCCGCCGCCGCGCTGGGCTGA
- a CDS encoding RNA degradosome polyphosphate kinase, producing MTPLHPAAPSSDEDGSTFEDEHFFNRELSWLTFNRRVLAEARNRDFPLLERLRFLSISGSNLDEFIMVRVAGLMGQAKRGIDELSLDGMTPGQQLDKINDELERIEREQDAVWDELRAELTEAGIEVIDGDDVDKTTAKWLERYFTDDILPVLTPQAVDPAHPFPFVANLGLVLLFNLKRKGDSVPLIEMVLLPPNLPRFIRIPGDHAQYISLENMIRRHAHILFPGFKLRGDGLFRVIRDSDIEVEEESEDLVRYFRSAIQRRRRGDVVHLEIEDGCDNEAESLLHEQLYLAQATVDQKGGLIGYAALSEIVDEDRPDLKFEPYSPRYPERIAEHDGDAFSAIREKDIVIHHPYESFEVVVDFLWQAARDPDVVAIKQTLYRAGTQSPVIAALIAAAEAGKSVTAVVELKARFDEEQNIHWASELERSGVQVIYGFVDWKTHAKVSMVVRREGEGFRTYCHFGTGNYHPTNAKVYTDLSYFTAEPAMGRDAARLFNFVTGYVEPEDLERLSISPTGLRRTVYDLIDAEIANAEEGKPAAIWGKMNALADRKMIEKLYQASQAGVRISLVVRGICCLRPEVPGLSDNITVKSVIGRFLEHSRIYAFANGEMMPGKKSLVYLSSADWMSRNLDRRVETLVPLTTKTVHNQVLYQVMLANLLDTERSWRLLPDGTYERMHSEANSFNLHSYFMENPSLSGRGGALRKNEDVPRLSLRRESTS from the coding sequence GTGACCCCCCTCCACCCCGCCGCGCCCTCGTCCGACGAAGATGGCTCCACCTTCGAAGACGAGCATTTCTTCAATCGCGAGCTGAGCTGGCTGACCTTCAACCGCCGGGTCCTCGCCGAAGCGCGCAATCGCGATTTCCCGCTGCTCGAGCGGCTGCGGTTCCTCTCGATCTCGGGCAGCAATCTCGACGAATTCATCATGGTCCGCGTGGCCGGCCTGATGGGGCAGGCCAAGCGCGGGATCGACGAATTGTCGCTCGACGGGATGACCCCGGGCCAGCAGCTCGACAAGATCAACGACGAGCTCGAGCGGATCGAGCGCGAGCAGGACGCGGTGTGGGACGAGTTGCGCGCCGAACTGACCGAGGCCGGGATCGAGGTGATCGACGGGGACGATGTCGACAAGACCACCGCCAAGTGGCTCGAACGCTATTTCACCGACGATATCCTGCCCGTGCTCACGCCGCAGGCGGTCGACCCGGCGCACCCCTTCCCCTTCGTCGCCAATCTCGGGCTGGTTCTGCTGTTCAACCTGAAACGCAAGGGCGACAGCGTCCCCTTGATCGAGATGGTGCTGCTCCCGCCCAACCTGCCGCGCTTCATCCGCATTCCGGGCGATCATGCGCAGTATATCAGCCTGGAAAACATGATCCGGCGCCATGCGCATATCCTGTTCCCCGGCTTCAAGCTGCGCGGCGACGGTCTGTTTCGCGTGATCCGCGACAGCGACATCGAGGTCGAGGAAGAGTCGGAAGACCTGGTGCGCTATTTCCGCAGCGCGATCCAGCGGCGGCGGCGCGGCGATGTCGTCCACCTCGAAATCGAGGACGGCTGCGATAACGAAGCCGAGAGCCTGCTGCACGAGCAGCTCTATCTCGCCCAGGCGACGGTCGACCAGAAGGGCGGCCTGATCGGCTATGCGGCCCTTTCCGAGATCGTCGACGAGGACCGGCCCGACCTCAAATTCGAACCCTACAGCCCGCGCTATCCCGAACGGATCGCCGAGCATGACGGCGACGCCTTCTCCGCGATCCGCGAGAAGGACATCGTGATCCACCACCCCTATGAGAGTTTCGAGGTGGTGGTCGATTTCCTTTGGCAGGCGGCGCGCGACCCCGATGTGGTGGCGATCAAGCAGACGCTTTACCGCGCGGGCACCCAGTCTCCGGTGATCGCGGCGCTGATCGCGGCGGCCGAAGCGGGCAAATCGGTCACCGCGGTGGTCGAGCTGAAAGCACGCTTCGACGAGGAACAGAACATCCATTGGGCCAGCGAGCTCGAACGCTCGGGCGTGCAGGTGATCTACGGCTTCGTCGACTGGAAAACCCACGCCAAGGTCTCGATGGTGGTGCGGCGCGAGGGCGAGGGCTTTCGCACCTACTGCCATTTCGGCACCGGCAATTACCATCCGACCAACGCCAAGGTGTACACCGACCTCAGCTATTTCACCGCCGAACCGGCGATGGGTCGCGATGCAGCCAGGCTGTTCAATTTCGTCACCGGCTATGTCGAGCCCGAAGACCTCGAGCGCCTCTCGATATCCCCCACAGGCCTGCGCCGCACGGTCTACGATTTGATCGACGCCGAGATTGCCAACGCCGAGGAAGGCAAACCAGCCGCGATCTGGGGCAAGATGAACGCGCTGGCCGATCGCAAGATGATCGAGAAGCTCTATCAGGCGAGCCAGGCGGGCGTGCGGATCAGCCTGGTGGTGCGCGGGATCTGCTGCCTGCGTCCAGAAGTGCCGGGCCTGTCGGACAACATTACCGTCAAATCGGTGATCGGGCGTTTCCTCGAACATTCGCGCATCTACGCCTTCGCCAATGGCGAGATGATGCCGGGCAAGAAATCGCTGGTCTACCTGTCCTCGGCCGACTGGATGAGCCGCAATCTCGATCGCCGGGTCGAAACCCTCGTCCCGCTCACCACCAAGACGGTCCACAATCAGGTGCTCTATCAGGTGATGCTGGCCAATCTGCTTGATACCGAGCGGAGCTGGCGATTGCTGCCCGACGGCACTTATGAGCGGATGCACAGCGAGGCCAACAGCTTCAATCTGCACAGTTACTTCATGGAAAACCCCTCGCTGTCCGGTCGCGGCGGGGCCTTGCGCAAGAACGAAGACGTGCCGCGCCTGTCGCTGCGGCGGGAGAGCACATCATGA
- a CDS encoding Ppx/GppA family phosphatase, with protein sequence MSLRRPPSAPPRAVVDIGSNTVRMVVYGNPARAPEVLHNEKTVARLGRDLSTTGLIPDEAAESALVHLRRYARLAEELRIVDIETVATAAVRDAENGDAFLAKVRELGFTPRLLSGKEEARASAAGVAGAFPDANGIVADLGGGSLELVEIEAGVPEGGTTLPLGTLRLGQLPDGADRHRAIAEIVGDASFAPQPGGTLYLVGGTLRALGQLMMADQGKPLEDPHGFTIPAESAREIAGRIASRESGDFPGIDTISSSRVPLVGDAATLLDVLIEAYRHERLVFSAWGLREGLLMQRLSPHKAKQDPLISGVTDFVARYGVDAQTGAMIAGWISQLPGPRREGNERLRLVAALLALATQRIEPNLRRRHAFDWVMHKRWIGLAPLERAKIAAALLAQTGRSKMPKELDTLADADELAEGVAWGLAIRLLRRLASASLTSLAGTTLEVTDDEVSLTLVNGASALCSPGTEEDLSALAAHLDRTPVINGRAIGDHR encoded by the coding sequence ATGAGCCTGAGACGCCCCCCTTCCGCTCCGCCGCGCGCGGTCGTCGATATCGGGTCGAACACCGTGCGCATGGTCGTGTACGGCAATCCGGCGCGCGCGCCCGAAGTGCTGCACAACGAAAAGACCGTCGCCCGGCTCGGCCGCGATCTGTCGACCACCGGGCTGATCCCCGACGAGGCCGCCGAGAGCGCGCTGGTGCATTTGCGCCGCTACGCCCGGCTGGCCGAGGAATTGCGGATCGTCGATATCGAGACGGTCGCCACGGCAGCGGTGCGCGATGCGGAGAATGGCGATGCGTTTCTCGCCAAGGTGCGCGAGCTTGGCTTCACCCCGCGCCTGCTGAGCGGCAAGGAAGAAGCGCGCGCCAGTGCGGCAGGCGTCGCGGGTGCGTTCCCCGACGCGAACGGGATCGTCGCCGATCTGGGTGGCGGCAGTCTCGAGCTGGTCGAGATCGAAGCCGGGGTGCCCGAAGGCGGCACCACACTGCCACTCGGCACGCTGCGGCTGGGCCAATTGCCCGACGGTGCGGATCGTCATCGTGCGATCGCCGAGATCGTGGGCGATGCATCGTTCGCACCCCAGCCGGGCGGCACGCTTTACCTCGTCGGCGGCACCTTGCGCGCGCTCGGACAGCTGATGATGGCCGATCAGGGCAAACCGCTCGAAGACCCGCATGGCTTCACCATTCCCGCCGAGTCGGCTCGCGAAATCGCCGGACGGATTGCGTCGCGCGAGTCGGGCGACTTTCCCGGCATCGATACGATTTCATCCTCGCGTGTACCGCTGGTCGGTGATGCAGCAACCCTGCTCGACGTGCTGATCGAGGCCTATCGTCACGAGCGGCTTGTGTTCTCCGCCTGGGGCCTGCGAGAAGGACTGCTGATGCAGCGTCTCTCCCCGCACAAGGCAAAGCAGGATCCGCTGATCTCGGGCGTCACCGATTTCGTCGCACGGTATGGCGTCGACGCACAGACCGGGGCGATGATCGCAGGCTGGATTTCGCAGCTTCCCGGCCCGCGCCGCGAAGGCAATGAACGCCTGCGCCTCGTCGCCGCTCTGCTCGCACTCGCGACCCAGCGAATCGAACCCAATCTGCGTCGGCGCCATGCATTCGACTGGGTGATGCACAAGCGCTGGATCGGCCTCGCGCCCCTCGAACGCGCGAAAATCGCCGCGGCGTTGCTCGCGCAGACCGGCCGCTCCAAAATGCCCAAGGAACTCGACACGCTCGCCGATGCGGACGAGCTGGCCGAAGGCGTCGCCTGGGGCTTGGCTATCCGGCTGTTGCGCCGCCTTGCCAGCGCCTCGCTGACCTCGCTCGCGGGAACGACGCTCGAAGTCACCGACGACGAGGTTTCGCTGACCCTCGTCAATGGCGCCAGCGCACTGTGCAGTCCGGGCACCGAGGAGGATTTGTCCGCCCTCGCCGCGCACCTCGATCGCACGCCAGTGATCAACGGCCGCGCCATCGGCGATCATCGTTAA
- a CDS encoding lytic transglycosylase domain-containing protein: protein MGFAPLHIGQSNRSRGILRGAALLCALLASPAAADVLEIGSEGHAWKAGGPVQTGEYAPPPGIPEEQFEAVLDQVPYTVPEYYRAHVAGLAIKYQLAPALIDALVWQESRWRHDAISPVGARGLAQLMPYTAREMGVDINDPMQNLEGGARYLRIQLNRFEGNLSLALAAYNCGPERVARINGIPAIRETQLYVSSIMGRLAAQSRS from the coding sequence ATGGGATTCGCGCCGCTACATATCGGGCAGAGCAATCGGTCGCGGGGCATCTTGCGCGGAGCCGCGCTGCTGTGCGCGCTGCTGGCGAGTCCCGCTGCCGCCGACGTGCTCGAGATCGGCAGCGAAGGCCATGCCTGGAAAGCGGGCGGCCCGGTGCAGACCGGCGAATACGCCCCGCCGCCCGGCATCCCGGAAGAACAGTTCGAGGCGGTGCTCGACCAGGTGCCCTACACGGTGCCCGAATATTACCGCGCCCATGTCGCCGGGCTGGCGATCAAGTACCAACTCGCCCCGGCGCTGATTGATGCGCTGGTGTGGCAGGAAAGCCGCTGGCGGCATGATGCGATCTCGCCCGTCGGCGCGCGCGGCCTTGCCCAGCTGATGCCTTATACTGCGCGCGAAATGGGGGTCGACATCAACGACCCGATGCAGAATCTCGAGGGCGGTGCGCGGTATCTGCGGATCCAGCTCAATCGTTTCGAAGGCAATCTCTCGCTCGCTCTGGCCGCCTACAATTGCGGGCCTGAACGCGTTGCGCGGATCAACGGCATTCCCGCAATTCGCGAGACTCAATTGTATGTTTCGTCCATAATGGGACGCCTTGCCGCCCAATCCCGGAGTTGA
- a CDS encoding TrbC/VirB2 family protein produces the protein MSRISAALAALLFPTAAFAQDPAGSGPIVGALSWMQGTLLGTVATTVAVIAVAAVGFMMLTGRMNWRFGATVILGTFILFGAASIVGGIQAAAGG, from the coding sequence ATCTCCCGCATTTCCGCCGCGCTCGCAGCGCTCCTGTTCCCCACCGCCGCGTTCGCGCAGGATCCCGCCGGTTCGGGTCCGATCGTCGGCGCGCTGAGCTGGATGCAGGGCACGCTACTCGGCACGGTGGCGACCACAGTTGCGGTGATCGCCGTCGCCGCGGTCGGCTTCATGATGCTGACGGGCCGGATGAACTGGCGTTTCGGCGCGACGGTGATCCTGGGCACCTTCATCCTGTTCGGTGCGGCCTCGATCGTCGGCGGCATTCAGGCTGCGGCGGGCGGCTGA
- a CDS encoding type IV secretion system protein VirB3: MTDLVRSPVHRALTRPQMFMGVTFNYFIINAVVTLEAFLITKSAWVILVAVVMHVIGYFACLREPRVFDLWLTKVSKCPRVKNWKRWGCNSYAP, from the coding sequence ATGACCGACCTCGTCCGCTCTCCCGTCCATCGCGCGCTCACGCGGCCGCAGATGTTCATGGGCGTGACGTTCAATTATTTCATCATCAACGCGGTCGTAACGCTCGAGGCGTTCCTCATCACCAAGAGCGCGTGGGTGATCCTGGTCGCGGTGGTGATGCACGTGATCGGCTATTTCGCCTGCCTGCGCGAACCGCGCGTGTTCGACCTGTGGCTGACCAAGGTGAGCAAGTGCCCGCGGGTCAAGAACTGGAAGCGCTGGGGCTGCAACAGCTACGCCCCCTGA
- a CDS encoding VirB4 family type IV secretion/conjugal transfer ATPase, whose protein sequence is MSKWIGAAAWSAKEAPVGERLPYLRLEDGETVLLRDGAMMMAIQVPGLLFETEDSAALNAHAATREVVLRSTLDARFVLYHHVIRRRVDVALDATFDDPISAHIDRRHRQLLSGGKLFVNDQFITLIRRPARGKAGWAERASRAWKRSGKREAVADPKEQRALRAAATGLVAALQQYGARILSDYRGPSGHTNSEPLELLSALYNGEMRPVRRPEDHADIGHMLPYRRASFGLDAMELRGAGGVDFASMLSLKEYPEATAPGLLDNLLRLPFEMTVSESFAPNERQTARERMDLAIRRLRSADEEAASERAEMLSARDQLGAGSVGFGDHHFSVLVKAPDLNELDEASAAVGAALADTGAIAVREDTNLEPAFWAQFPGNEQYIVRRALISTANMAGFGSLHGFALGRAENNHWGDAVALLQTTSSTPFFFNFHAGDLGNFSVIGPSGSGKTVVMNFLAAQAQKFSPRTILFDKDRGAEIFIRGIGGRYDRISPGEPTGFNPLALPDNAANKAFLRDWLAVMLNAEGPEELGTIAHAVDATYENDPRLRRLRHFRELLSGSRRPQPGDLADRLSAWIEDGEHAWLFDNERDLIDLDRRVLGFDMTALLESPRLRTPVMMYLFHRIEERLDGEPTMILIDEGWKALDDEVFAARIRDWLKTLRKRNALVGFATQSARDALDSKIATALVEQTATLVFTPNPRARAEDYSEGFGLTDHELALIRTLPAHSRCFLVRQPNASVVVRLDLGGAPEVLTVLSGREASVRKLDQIRAEVGDEPAAWYPRLTGDAWPGDAGVAHEGDMPEAAE, encoded by the coding sequence ATGAGCAAGTGGATCGGAGCGGCAGCCTGGAGCGCGAAGGAAGCGCCCGTGGGCGAGCGCCTGCCCTATCTGCGGCTTGAGGACGGCGAGACCGTGCTGTTGCGCGATGGGGCCATGATGATGGCGATCCAGGTCCCCGGCCTGTTGTTCGAAACGGAGGACAGCGCCGCGCTGAACGCCCATGCCGCCACACGCGAAGTGGTGCTGCGCTCGACCCTCGATGCGCGCTTCGTGCTCTATCACCACGTCATCCGCCGCCGGGTCGACGTCGCGCTCGATGCGACCTTCGACGATCCGATTTCGGCCCATATAGATCGCCGCCATCGCCAGCTCCTGTCGGGCGGCAAGCTGTTCGTGAACGACCAGTTCATCACCCTGATCCGCCGCCCCGCGCGCGGCAAGGCGGGCTGGGCCGAACGCGCCAGCCGCGCATGGAAGCGCAGCGGCAAGCGCGAAGCCGTCGCCGATCCGAAAGAACAGCGCGCGCTGCGCGCCGCCGCCACCGGCCTCGTCGCCGCGCTCCAGCAATATGGAGCGCGCATCCTTAGCGATTATCGCGGGCCGAGCGGGCACACCAATTCCGAACCGCTCGAATTGCTCAGCGCGCTCTACAATGGCGAGATGCGCCCGGTGCGCCGCCCCGAAGACCACGCCGATATCGGCCACATGCTGCCCTATCGCCGCGCCAGCTTCGGCCTCGATGCGATGGAATTGCGCGGCGCCGGCGGGGTCGATTTCGCCTCGATGCTGAGCCTCAAGGAGTATCCCGAGGCGACGGCGCCGGGCCTGCTCGACAATCTGCTGCGCCTGCCGTTCGAGATGACGGTGAGCGAGAGCTTCGCCCCCAATGAGCGCCAGACCGCGCGCGAGCGGATGGATCTTGCGATCCGCCGCCTGCGTTCGGCCGACGAGGAAGCGGCGAGCGAGCGGGCCGAGATGCTCAGCGCGCGCGACCAGTTGGGCGCAGGCTCGGTCGGTTTCGGCGACCATCATTTCTCGGTGCTGGTGAAAGCGCCGGACCTCAACGAACTCGACGAGGCCAGCGCGGCAGTCGGCGCGGCACTGGCCGATACCGGCGCGATCGCGGTGCGCGAGGACACCAATCTCGAACCCGCCTTCTGGGCGCAGTTCCCTGGGAACGAGCAGTATATCGTCCGCCGCGCGCTGATCTCGACCGCGAACATGGCGGGCTTCGGCAGCCTGCACGGCTTCGCGCTGGGGCGGGCGGAGAACAATCACTGGGGCGATGCGGTGGCGCTGCTGCAGACCACCAGCTCGACCCCGTTCTTCTTCAATTTCCATGCCGGCGACCTGGGCAATTTCTCGGTCATCGGCCCGTCGGGTTCGGGCAAGACCGTGGTGATGAATTTCCTCGCCGCGCAGGCGCAGAAATTCTCGCCGCGCACGATCCTGTTCGACAAGGATCGCGGCGCGGAGATCTTCATTCGCGGGATCGGTGGGCGTTACGACCGAATCAGCCCGGGCGAGCCGACCGGGTTCAACCCGCTGGCCCTGCCCGATAACGCCGCCAACAAGGCATTTCTGCGCGATTGGCTCGCGGTGATGCTCAATGCCGAAGGGCCCGAGGAACTCGGCACGATCGCGCACGCGGTCGATGCCACCTACGAAAACGATCCGCGCCTGCGCCGCTTGCGCCACTTCCGCGAATTGCTGTCGGGCTCGCGCCGTCCCCAGCCGGGCGACCTCGCCGATCGTCTGTCGGCCTGGATCGAAGACGGCGAGCACGCCTGGCTGTTCGACAATGAGCGCGACCTGATCGATCTCGACCGCCGCGTGCTCGGCTTCGACATGACCGCACTGCTCGAAAGCCCGCGCCTGCGCACGCCGGTGATGATGTATCTGTTCCACCGGATCGAGGAACGGCTCGACGGCGAACCGACCATGATCCTGATCGACGAGGGCTGGAAAGCACTCGACGACGAAGTCTTCGCCGCGCGCATCCGCGATTGGCTCAAGACGCTGCGGAAACGCAATGCGCTGGTCGGCTTCGCCACGCAAAGCGCGCGCGACGCGCTCGATTCCAAGATCGCGACCGCGCTGGTCGAGCAGACCGCGACGCTGGTCTTCACCCCCAATCCGCGTGCCCGGGCGGAGGATTATTCCGAAGGCTTTGGCCTGACCGATCACGAACTCGCGCTGATCCGCACCCTGCCCGCGCACAGCCGCTGCTTCCTGGTCCGCCAGCCCAATGCGAGCGTGGTGGTCCGCCTCGACCTCGGCGGCGCACCCGAAGTGCTGACCGTGCTGTCCGGCCGCGAAGCCTCGGTCCGCAAGCTCGACCAGATCCGCGCCGAAGTGGGGGACGAACCCGCCGCCTGGTATCCACGCCTGACCGGCGATGCCTGGCCGGGCGACGCGGGTGTCGCGCATGAGGGCGATATGCCCGAGGCCGCCGAATGA
- a CDS encoding type IV secretion system protein, which produces MAASRCDLYTDGVAGGLAATLRGVDCVAGEMAQAAFARLLGPDGQLMPALTIFFTLFIALFGLALMTGRTRVGIAQLTPRFATLFLVILLTSSWLAFSSIVWNLFVLSPDYLASVITGSDGSATATFAQKIDITFATIGQIAGQGGESQDISVFSPTGLLWLGGTLLLLGTVGVLVTAKIALAVLVALGPLFVPFVLFQGTRGLFVGWLKGLTMLALAPLFAVLAGGVMLELAVPVISSLATQQGNIDPRAAMAFFLIGAVHVALMVLVIKVSGTMVSGWTVFGLARDRSESRTIVTTTTTGSSTQPREPAAAQAAAASASAASRARMPAAILAANAANDGGGVSTRSEIRTVTERAAGVAAGTGTGGPSRTHGIGSRFRAPSTASKPEMIR; this is translated from the coding sequence GTGGCTGCATCGCGGTGCGATCTCTATACCGACGGCGTCGCGGGCGGTCTCGCCGCGACCCTGCGCGGGGTGGATTGCGTCGCGGGCGAGATGGCGCAAGCCGCCTTCGCGCGCCTGCTCGGCCCCGACGGGCAGTTGATGCCGGCACTGACGATCTTCTTCACGCTGTTCATCGCGCTGTTCGGGCTGGCCTTGATGACCGGGCGCACACGGGTCGGCATCGCGCAGCTTACGCCGCGCTTTGCGACATTGTTCCTCGTCATCCTGCTGACATCGAGCTGGCTCGCCTTCTCCTCGATCGTCTGGAACCTGTTCGTTCTCTCGCCCGATTACCTCGCCAGCGTGATCACCGGATCGGATGGCTCCGCCACCGCGACCTTCGCGCAGAAGATCGACATCACCTTCGCCACGATCGGTCAGATCGCAGGCCAGGGTGGCGAATCGCAGGATATCTCCGTGTTCTCTCCCACCGGGCTGCTGTGGCTCGGCGGCACGCTGCTGCTGCTCGGCACGGTCGGCGTGCTGGTAACGGCCAAGATCGCGCTCGCTGTGCTGGTCGCGCTCGGCCCGCTGTTCGTGCCGTTCGTTCTGTTCCAGGGGACTCGCGGGCTTTTCGTGGGCTGGCTCAAGGGGCTGACCATGCTCGCACTGGCGCCGCTGTTCGCAGTGCTGGCAGGCGGCGTGATGCTCGAACTGGCGGTGCCGGTGATTTCCAGTCTCGCCACCCAGCAGGGCAATATCGACCCGCGCGCCGCGATGGCGTTTTTCCTGATCGGCGCCGTCCATGTCGCCCTGATGGTGCTGGTGATCAAGGTCTCGGGCACGATGGTATCGGGCTGGACCGTGTTCGGCCTGGCCCGCGATCGCAGCGAGAGCCGCACCATCGTCACCACCACGACGACCGGATCGTCCACCCAGCCGCGCGAACCAGCCGCAGCGCAAGCCGCTGCCGCCAGTGCCAGCGCCGCCAGCCGCGCGCGCATGCCCGCTGCGATCCTCGCCGCCAATGCTGCCAACGATGGCGGCGGCGTATCGACCCGCAGCGAAATCCGCACCGTGACCGAACGCGCCGCGGGCGTTGCTGCCGGCACGGGCACGGGCGGTCCTTCACGCACACACGGGATCGGCAGCCGCTTTCGCGCGCCGTCCACCGCAAGCAAACCGGAGATGATACGATGA